The Streptococcus respiraculi sequence TGGGTAGGTCACATGGTTTCGGGTCTATAACATGATACTATGGCGCCCTATTCAGACTCGGTTTCCCTGCGGCTCCGTCTCTTCAACTTAACCTCGCATCATATCATAACTCGCCGGTTCATTCTACAAAAGGCACGCTCTCACCCATTAACGGGCTCGAACTTGTTGTAGGCACACGGTTTCAGGTTCTATTTCACTCCCCTCCCGGGGTGCTTTTCACCTTTCCCTCACGGTACTGGTTCACTATCGGTCACTAGGGAGTATTTAGGGTTGGGAGATGGTCCTCCCAGATTCCGACGGGATTTCGCGTGTCCCGCCGTACTCAGGATACTGCTAGGTACAGACTCTGTTTCGAATACGAGGCTTTTACTCTCTGTGGCTCCCCTTCCCAGAGGATTCTTCTACAAAATCTGAGTCCACATTGCAGTCCTACAACCCCGAAGAGTAAACTCTTCGGTTTGCCCTCCTGCCGTTTCGCTCGCCGCTACTAAGGCAATCGCTTTTGCTTTCTCTTCCTGCAGCTACTTAGATGTTTCAGTTCACTGCGTCTTCCTTCTCATGACCTTAACAGTCATGGATAACATGCATTACATGTTGGGTTCCCCCATTCGGACATCCCTGGATCAATGCTTACTTACAGCTCCCCAAGGCATTTCGTCGTTAGTCACGTCCTTCTTCGGCTCCTAGTGCCAAGGCATCCACCGTGCGCCCTTATTAACTTAACCTTATTTAACCTAATTCTTTCAAATTAGAAAACTCATTAATTCACAGCGTTTTCGGTTTATTTTCTTGTTACTATTTGATATAGATATTCAATTTTCAATGGACAATTCCTACAATCACATTCAGTGACTGTATGGAGCCTAGCGGGATCGAACCGCTGACCTCCTGCGTGCAAAGCAGGCGCTCTCCCAGCTGAGCTAAGGCCCCAACTAATAATCTGGTTTTCTCTTATTAGTTCACGTTTCTTATTCTATTGTCTTCGGGTGCCGCTGGCCCCTGTCGTTCGCTTTCGCTTCGACAAACCTGAAACCTGCGGTTTCGCTTAGCTGAGCTAAGGCCCCACAAGACCTCTCAAAATTAAAGAAGACTACGTACAGAGTTCCATTTCCTTAGAAAGGAGGTGATCCAGCCGCACCTTCCGATACGGCTACCTTGTTACGACTTCACCCCAATCATCTATCCCACCTTAGGCGGCTGGCTCCTAAAAGGTTACCTCACCGACTTCGGGTGTTACAAACTCTCGTGGTGTGACGGGCGGTGTGTACAAGGCCCGGGAACGTATTCACCGCGGCGTGCTGATCCGCGATTACTAGCGATTCCGACTTCATGTAGGCGAGTTGCAGCCTACAATCCGAACTGAGACTGGCTTTAAGAGATTAGCTTGCCGTCACCGACTCGCGACTCGTTGTACCAGCCATTGTAGCACGTGTGTAGCCCAGGTCATAAGGGGCATGATGATTTGACGTCATCCCCACCTTCCTCCGGTTTATTACCGGCAGTCTCGCTAGAGTGCCCAACTCAATGATGGCAACTAACAATAGGGGTTGCGCTCGTTGCGGGACTTAACCCAACATCTCACGACACGAGCTGACGACAACCATGCACCACCTGTCACCAGTGTTCCGAAGAAAAATCCTATCTCTAGGACGGTCACTGGGATGTCAAGACCTGGTAAGGTTCTTCGCGTTGCTTCGAATTAAACCACATGCTCCACCGCTTGTGCGGGCCCCCGTCAATTCCTTTGAGTTTCAACCTTGCGGTCGTACTCCCCAGGCGGAGTGCTTAATGCGTTAGCTGCGGCACTGAGTCCCGGAAAGGACCCAACACCTAGCACTCATCGTTTACGGCGTGGACTACCAGGGTATCTAATCCTGTTCGCTCCCCACGCTTTCGAGCCTCAGCGTCAGTTACAGACCAGAGAGCCGCTTTCGCCACCGGTGTTCCTCCATATATCTACGCATTTCACCGCTACACATGGAATTCCACTCCCCCCTTCTGCACTCAAGTTTGACAGTTTCAAAAGCGTACTATGGTTGAGCCACAGCCTTTTACTTCTGACTTATCAAACCGCCTGCGCTCGCTTTACGCCCAATAAATCCGGACAACGCTCGGGACCTACGTATTACCGCGGCTGCTGGCACGTAGTTAGCCGTCCCTTTCTGGTAAGTTACCGTCACTTAGCGGATTTTCCACTCCCGCTAACGTTCTTCTCTTACAACAGAGCTTTACGATCCGAAAACCTTCTTCACTCACGCGGCGTTGCTCGGTCAGGGTTCCCCCCATTGCCGAAGATTCCCTACTGCTGCCTCCCGTAGGAGTCTGGGCCGTGTCTCAGTCCCAGTGTGGCCGATCACCCTCTCAGGTCGGCTATGTATCGTCGCCTTGGTGAGCCGTTACCTCACCAACTAGCTAATACAACGCAGGTCCATCTGGTAGTGGTGCAATTGCACCTTTCAAATACTTACCATGCAGTAAGTACTTTTATGCGGTATTAGCTATCGTTTCCAATAGTTATCCCCCGCTACCAGGCAGGTTACCTACGCGTTACTCACCCGTTCGCAACTCCTCCGCTCGGTGCAAGCACCAAGCTTCAGCGTTCTACTTGCATGTATTAGGCACGCCGCCAGCGTTCGTCCTGAGCCAGGATCAAACTCTCATTTAATAGTTTGAGTCTTCACTCATACTGTCCACTGACAGATTTATTTTCTTATGTTCATTGACGGTTTATGTCTCCATAAACCACCCTGCACGTTTGGTTCGTCTTCTTTAATTTTCAAAGGTCTTGCCTTATCGCTCTCTCAAGCGACAACTATATCAGTATATCACCTCTTCTTCTTATTGTCAACTACTTTTTTTACTTTTTTTGAATTTTTTTCATGAAAATAACAATCGAAAGTTCTAAAATGAAGTTAGCCACTCAAGGGTATAAAAAAACATCTCAGAGAGATATAATTGTAATCACCACAAGAACAATTAGAAAGACTCTGAGATGCAACACTATTATACACCAAAAAGGAAACATTTGACACTAGCTGAACGTAGAATGATTGAGCGTTGGCTTCAAGAAGGGCTCTCAAATCGTGAAATCGCTAGAAGATTAGAGAAGGCTCCTCAAACCATTCACAACGAAGTCAAACGTGGTCTGGTTAGGCAACAAGTGCGTAAAGGAAAATTTGAAATAATCTACTCAGCTGACTTCGCTCAAAAAAACTATCAAAATAATCGTAAACATTCTGTGAGGCAGACTTCCCTAACCAAGGAACTCAAAGAAAAGATTCTTCACTATATCAAGCAGAAATACTCTCCTGAGATGATGGTAAAAGCAAAAGGGATATCTGTCTCCGTCTCCACCATTTACTACTGGATTCATCATGGACACTTAGGATTGACCAAGGATGGCATGCTTTATCCTCGCAAGGAGAAAACGAAGAAAAAACAAGCGAGTCCCAACTTTAAGCCGGCTGGAAAATCGATTGAGGAACGGCCAGAAAGCATTAATCAACGTGAGAATGTTGGTGATGTTGAAATTGATACGGTTATTCAAACACGGGCAAAAAATGAGTGTCTGTTGACTCTAACTGATAGAAAGAGTCGTTATCAAATCATCCGACTCATTCCCGATAAGTCCGCGTCTTCAGTCAATCAAGCTCTGAAAATGATCCTCAGAGATTATCAAATTAACTCAATCACAGCTGATAACGGGACTGAATTCAGTCGTTTAGCAGAAGTTTTTGGCCCCGATCATATCTACTATGCCCACCCTTATTCCTCTTGGGAGCGTGGAACTAATGAGAATCATAATAGACTCATCAGGCGTTGGTTGCCTAAGGGAAGCAAAAAGGCGACGCAGCAACAAGTCGCATTTATTGAAAACTGGATTAACAACTATCCAAAGAAGATATTGGGTTACAAATCTCCTAGAGAATTTTTACAGACTGGCTAACTTGAACTTGAAATTTGCCATGAAAATAACAATAGTTAAAAAGCATATCGATACTAAGCTATGTCAATATACTACATAACCTTACAATTTGTCAAGGGTATTAAAAAGAAAGACTTAGGAAACATTCTATACAATCTTATAGTTGTTTCCTTAGGTCTCTCTTATATATTTATTTCGTATCTTTCATTTTTTCTTTGATTTCATCATATGAAAGTGGATGAACATCTTCATTATCAGGATGGTTTAAATCTGTTGGCATCTGCCCTGTTTCATAGAGTGATTTGATTTGAACGCTATCCAATGTTTCATATTTCAATAGTGCTTCTGCAATCAGCTTATGCGTTTCACGGTTGGCCTGAATAATTTCAGCTGCTTTATCGCGTGCTTCATTCAATAGCTTGCGAACTTCATTATCTAATTCATAAGCAGTTTGCTCTGAAATATGTTTTTGAGTTGTATAGCCGCCAAACATTGCATGATTTCCCTCATACTGCATCGGTCCCATCTTATCACTCATTCCATATTCTGCCACCATAGCTCGTGCCATTTGGGTTGCTTGTTCAAAGTCGTTGGCAGCTCCCGTTGTTTGAGCATTGAAAATAATCTCTTCTGCTACGCGACCACCCATAAGACCTGCCAACTGCTCTTTCATATCTTCCTTAGATAGAAGCATTTGATCTTCTTTAGGTAGAGCAATCATGTATCCACCTGCACGACCACGAGGTACAATCGTCACTTTATGAACTTCGCGTGCATTTGAAAGAATAAGTCCAACAATCGTATGACCCGCTTCGTGATAAGCGACCATTTCTCGCTCGCGTTGTGAAATTTGACGGTCTTTTTTAGACGGGCCTGCGATGACACGATCTTCTGCTTCATCAATATCAGAAGCATCAATAACTGCTTTGTTTTGACGGGCAGCGACAAGAGCTGCTTCATTCAGTACATTTTCCAAATCGGCACCGACAAATCCGGGTGTTTGCTGGGCAACCAGTTTCAAATCAACATCATCTGCCAATGGTTTATTTTTGGCATGAACTTTCAAGATAGCTTCACGACCTTTTACATCTGGTCGTCCAACCAAGACTTTACGATCAAAACGTCCCGGGCGAAGAAGGGCTGGATCCAATACATCGCTACGATTTGTTGCGGCAATCACGATAATACCTTCATTGCCAGCAAAACCATCCATTTCAATCAATAATTGATTGAGGGTTTGCTCACGCTCATCGTTTCCACCACCCATACCGACACCACGTTGGCGACCGACAGCATCAATTTCATCGATGAAAATAATGGCTGGCGCAGCTTTCTTAGCATCTTCAAAGAGCGAACGGACACGACTGGCACCAACTCCGACAAACATTTCAACAAAGTCAGAGCCAGAAATACTAAAGAATGGTACTCCTGCTTCTCCCGCAACAGCTTTTGCGAGAAGCGTTTTACCTGTCCCTGGAGGACCCTCAAGGAGAACACCTGCTGGAATGCGTGCACCTAATTTAGTGAAGCGTTTTGGATCTTTAAGAAACTCAACAACTTCTACTAATTCTTGCTTTTCTTCTTCGGCACCTGCTACATCAGAAAAGCGAACTTTTACATTACTCTTTTCTAAAGCCTTTGCCTTATTGCGACCAAAGTTCATGGCGCCTCGTGCGCCACCACCACCTTGGTTCATCATCATGACAAAGAAGATACCAAAGATAACTAATGGAAAAATATTGATTAGGATATTTAACCACAGACTATTGGAACTTTCTGGTTTTACCGTTACTTTTACATCATGTTTTTTTGCTAATTCTTGTAAATCATCTACTGCTGAGTCAGCTGGTAACATAGTAGATGTAAATTTCTGATAACTAGTCTTATCTGAAACTTGGAATAATTTAATTGATTCTGCAGCTTTGCTTTCTGCAACCTTTGGATTTTTATAGGTTCCTGAAATTTCAACAACACTACCATTGGGTTGATAGGTAACATCTTTCACATTCCCATCAGTTAATTCTTTAACAACTTGTGAGTAGCTAATTTCATGAGTTGAAACTTGACTACCCGCTTTAAAAAATTGATACGCCGTAATTAAAGTAGCAATAATTAAAATAAGGAGAAAAGGATTTCGGATAAATCCTTTATTGTTTTGATTGTTCATAAATACTATAGTAACCTTTTTCTAATTTGAATAAACTTCCTCTTTCAATACTCCTACATAAGGAATATTGCGGTAGTTTTCATCATAATCTAGACCAAATCCTACAACAAATTCATTTGGAATTGTAAAGCAAGTATAATCTGGTTCAATCTCTACCACACGGCCTTCTGGTTTATCAAGGAGGGTTACAATTTTAATGGAAGCTGCTTGGCGTAGAGCAAACAACTCTTTCAATTCTTTCAAGGTGCGTCCTGTATCAATAATATCTTCGATAAAGAGGACATCACGACCCGCAACATTTGTATCTAAGTCCTTGATAATCTTGACAGTACCGCTACTTTCAGTACCCCCATGATAGCTAGAAACCACCATAAAGTCCATTTCGATATGAGTGTCAATATGTTTTACGAGTTCCGCCATAAACGGAATAGAACCCTTTAAAATACCAACCAAAAGGGGATTTTTCCCAGCATAAGCTTCTGTTAAAATCTTCCCTAATTCCTTGCTTTTTGCAACAATTTCTTCTTCTGAAATAAGGATTTTTTTGATATCTTTTTCCAACATATTTCATTCACTCTTTCATTTTTATATATAATGTAGCTTTGATTATATCATTTTTTGCAGATTTACTCAAATCACTGGCAACCATATTTGCGATTCCGTAAATTTTTCCGTCTTGTTCAATCACAATAGCCGTATCTCGCAAGTTTTGAGGTATTTTTTGGTCAATAAAATAACGTCGAATTTTTTTGTAAATCGAATGAAGTAAGATACGATCACCAGCCTGTCTCCCTCGTAGGAGAATCGGTTGATGAGCCTGAAGATAGAGAATCTGATCTGGTTGCTCAAGAGGCTCATTCAATGAAAAAAGAAACGATCCATACTGAAAAATACCTTCTGATTCTATCACGTATTCTTCCTCTTGCCTATCCGTCTTAGGTTGGATTTTTGTAATAGCAAAACGCTGATAATCCTTGATAAGGTAATAGTCACCTTTTAAGTGCTGCTGATAATTGGCTTTTTTTTCAAGGATGTTTAACACTTGGTCAAATTGATTTCGTGTCAACTGAAGTTCTGGAAATTCTTCCAGATAGTGTTGTAGTAAAAAATAACGAACAGCTGTCGTCTGCGCTTGAAAATCCTGCAAATTTGTCACATCAATATGACAGGTTAAATCTCTGAAAGCCTGATGTAGCCGTTCAGACTCTTTTCCTATATGCAATAAAGCAGATCTCACTCGAGGATTTTCATTGAGTAACACAGGAAGATAGTTATTACGAATACGATTTCTGAAATAAAGCGAAGAATTGTTACTCTCATCTTCAAAGTGAGGCACATTCATCAATTCACTCTTACGAAAAGCCAATAAGGGACGAATCAACTCTCCACTTGCAAAAGGTTGAACAATCTTCATTCCAGAAAGGTGAGCTAGACGACTCCCTCGAATCAAGCGCATCAAAATCGTCTCTGCCTGATCATCAGCGTGATGAGCCGTAACAATAGCTGTATAATCATGCTGTTTCATCACTTCTGCAAAAAAATCATAGCGCATGGTACGAGCTGCTGCTTCAGAGAATGTTCCTTTAAAATAAGAAACATGAAAAGGAATCCTTCGTCTTTCAGCCCATTCTTTGATATAAGCCTCTTCCACAGCTGATTCTCGTCGTTGTTGATGATTGATATGAGCAACCCCAATTCTAATATCGAAGACACTCTGATATTTATAGAGAAGATGAAGTAAATTCATTGAATCTTTTCCACCTGAAACTGCAATAAGAACTGACTTATGCTTATCAAAAAAGTGACCTTCTTGTGTCACTTTTAAAAATTTTTCTTCCATTATTATTTTAAAATCCCGTATACATCATTTGCAATCTGTGAAATATCATCGTACGCCATCCGATCTGTAAAAATCGAGAGAACAAATGGTTCTTTGGCATAGACAATCGCTACGTCATGCTTGAAGTCATAGGCATCTCCGATTTTATGAGCAACTTTGACATCGATATCTCTCGCAATCCGTTGGTCATCAAAGTTGGTAGCAGACAGACTTTCTAGAACATAACCATTCTGATGATAGATTGCTTCCATCATCAATCCCGCCATTTCAGCCGATGCCATGCGCGATACCATATCCCATTTTTGACCTGCAATTCTAGTCGTTTCTTGGTAGAAACGCTTATCAAATTTATCAGCTGCGTAGTAGCCAAGGAGGTTGCTAGCCACATTATCTGATTCCTTTGCAGTTCGATTGATCAAGTCACCAATGTTGTAATTCTGATTATCAGGTGTTTTTGGGATTGAGCCACTTCCTTCTGGTTCGTAGGCACCATCAAAATCTTCTGTTTCCTTGACATACTTTACACTATCTGTCAAGTTTATTTTTTTTTGATTGATATTCTCTTGTACGTAGTAAAGTTCTGGAAGTTTGGTTATACTAGCTGCATACATCAGCTGTTCTTGGTTGACACCAGCTGTCTCTCCAGTTGACAACTTCTTGACATAGACAGCTATATTC is a genomic window containing:
- a CDS encoding serine hydrolase, which translates into the protein MKKQLLWLISPVLFATTPVGSTEIPFELSSQMNYQLNYKEYSTDFKSIPTNPNVYEEVDSYLDKELTTPLKKIKPNQIFSIIGVDSNSQNQLVFQLKDKSYVVADQTRIYDDIILSKKVVEEKAWLKKDFTLYSSPISNQAKKIDIGVKPYKEVTVSEVVETHLGFFAKINSKAWVNVADLSENDNRIEAVQELLTTKYHSKNIAVYVKKLSTGETAGVNQEQLMYAASITKLPELYYVQENINQKKINLTDSVKYVKETEDFDGAYEPEGSGSIPKTPDNQNYNIGDLINRTAKESDNVASNLLGYYAADKFDKRFYQETTRIAGQKWDMVSRMASAEMAGLMMEAIYHQNGYVLESLSATNFDDQRIARDIDVKVAHKIGDAYDFKHDVAIVYAKEPFVLSIFTDRMAYDDISQIANDVYGILK
- a CDS encoding IS30 family transposase, which translates into the protein MQHYYTPKRKHLTLAERRMIERWLQEGLSNREIARRLEKAPQTIHNEVKRGLVRQQVRKGKFEIIYSADFAQKNYQNNRKHSVRQTSLTKELKEKILHYIKQKYSPEMMVKAKGISVSVSTIYYWIHHGHLGLTKDGMLYPRKEKTKKKQASPNFKPAGKSIEERPESINQRENVGDVEIDTVIQTRAKNECLLTLTDRKSRYQIIRLIPDKSASSVNQALKMILRDYQINSITADNGTEFSRLAEVFGPDHIYYAHPYSSWERGTNENHNRLIRRWLPKGSKKATQQQVAFIENWINNYPKKILGYKSPREFLQTG
- the ftsH gene encoding ATP-dependent zinc metalloprotease FtsH, translated to MNNQNNKGFIRNPFLLILIIATLITAYQFFKAGSQVSTHEISYSQVVKELTDGNVKDVTYQPNGSVVEISGTYKNPKVAESKAAESIKLFQVSDKTSYQKFTSTMLPADSAVDDLQELAKKHDVKVTVKPESSNSLWLNILINIFPLVIFGIFFVMMMNQGGGGARGAMNFGRNKAKALEKSNVKVRFSDVAGAEEEKQELVEVVEFLKDPKRFTKLGARIPAGVLLEGPPGTGKTLLAKAVAGEAGVPFFSISGSDFVEMFVGVGASRVRSLFEDAKKAAPAIIFIDEIDAVGRQRGVGMGGGNDEREQTLNQLLIEMDGFAGNEGIIVIAATNRSDVLDPALLRPGRFDRKVLVGRPDVKGREAILKVHAKNKPLADDVDLKLVAQQTPGFVGADLENVLNEAALVAARQNKAVIDASDIDEAEDRVIAGPSKKDRQISQREREMVAYHEAGHTIVGLILSNAREVHKVTIVPRGRAGGYMIALPKEDQMLLSKEDMKEQLAGLMGGRVAEEIIFNAQTTGAANDFEQATQMARAMVAEYGMSDKMGPMQYEGNHAMFGGYTTQKHISEQTAYELDNEVRKLLNEARDKAAEIIQANRETHKLIAEALLKYETLDSVQIKSLYETGQMPTDLNHPDNEDVHPLSYDEIKEKMKDTK
- the tilS gene encoding tRNA lysidine(34) synthetase TilS, translating into MEEKFLKVTQEGHFFDKHKSVLIAVSGGKDSMNLLHLLYKYQSVFDIRIGVAHINHQQRRESAVEEAYIKEWAERRRIPFHVSYFKGTFSEAAARTMRYDFFAEVMKQHDYTAIVTAHHADDQAETILMRLIRGSRLAHLSGMKIVQPFASGELIRPLLAFRKSELMNVPHFEDESNNSSLYFRNRIRNNYLPVLLNENPRVRSALLHIGKESERLHQAFRDLTCHIDVTNLQDFQAQTTAVRYFLLQHYLEEFPELQLTRNQFDQVLNILEKKANYQQHLKGDYYLIKDYQRFAITKIQPKTDRQEEEYVIESEGIFQYGSFLFSLNEPLEQPDQILYLQAHQPILLRGRQAGDRILLHSIYKKIRRYFIDQKIPQNLRDTAIVIEQDGKIYGIANMVASDLSKSAKNDIIKATLYIKMKE
- the hpt gene encoding hypoxanthine phosphoribosyltransferase, coding for MLEKDIKKILISEEEIVAKSKELGKILTEAYAGKNPLLVGILKGSIPFMAELVKHIDTHIEMDFMVVSSYHGGTESSGTVKIIKDLDTNVAGRDVLFIEDIIDTGRTLKELKELFALRQAASIKIVTLLDKPEGRVVEIEPDYTCFTIPNEFVVGFGLDYDENYRNIPYVGVLKEEVYSN